Within the uncultured Bacteroides sp. genome, the region TTAGTCGCCAAATCATATCGCACAAGATAACGTCCATTCTGATCCTGATCATAACTGTAGTTTTTTATTCTTAGTTCATCCGGGAATAACGTTGCGTGGTAATATGGGTCAAAATAACGGATACCCTGTATTCCTCTAGCCGCATATCTGACGCTAACCATTTCAAAGCGTCTGTATTCATTTCCCGCATCAAAGATCAAATCTTTGTTATACTCGTATTTAAGTTCATTTGGGCTAACATACGATGGCAGAACATTTGTTATATAATTATCCTGACGCAAGTTTTGCATAACTTTGATTTTAATCTCGCTCTGAGGATCACGAATCGTATATCCGGAATAATTTATCCCAAATGAGACCTGTTGATGGGATTTATTAGTGTCTATATCTGTGTTGCTACTCACTTTTGCTGAGATAGCGACTTTCTTTTCTATGACAGAAAAGCAAGCTTTGCATACAGGTTTTGAATCATCATAGATTGTTATGATATAGTTTCCAGAAGCTTTTAATTTCATTTGCTCGTTTGGCAGAGATACGCGGTAATGCGTGTATAGCATCGTTGTATTGAGCGAATTCTGATACTCTTCAACCGTATTGTTGTTAAAACCTTCAAGATAGTCAATTTCGCTTAATCCGGAAGGAGTCCAGTCGGCATTACAATGTGAAACAACATATTGAAAACGGTGATATTCATGTGAAAGTTCATCGAATGAGATCTCCAGTACATCATCAGAATTTAAATTTATAATAGGAGGTGCCAGCCAGTTATTGTTCACCTTTATCTGCAAGCTTTGGATATGAGGTGATAGAATTTCATTCCTTTGAGCCTGAGATGACAGAGCAATAATAAACAATATACATAAAATCAGCTGTTTTCTCATAGTTGTTAGTTATATAAAACCTACTTTCCTCTTTTAGCAGGAGGAAATTTGGGCATTAATTGCATTAATCTAAGAATGCGTCCCTGACGCCTAAGAATATATCTTGAAGGATTTGCTGAATCAAACCGAATAGGATTAGGTAAAGTGGCAGCAATTAAAGCGCATTGACTTCTGCTGAGCTCCTTTGCCGTTGTATGAAACTTATTTCTTGCTGTTGCTTCGGCACCATAAATTCCTTTTCCCATCTCAATAGAGTTCAAGTATACTTCCATGATGCGTTCTTTAGACCAGACTGCTTCGATCAAAACAGTGAAATAAACTTCAAAACCTTTTCTTACCCACGATGATTCCGGCCATAAGAATACATTTTTGGCTGTTTGCTGACTGATTGTACTAGCTCCTCTCTGTTTTTTTCCTTCCTCTTTGTCTTCTACAGCCTGTTGAATCGCTTGAAAATCAAATCCATTATGAGTGGCAAATTTGTTATCTTCTGAAGCGATAACCGCCATTGGAAGATGTTTTGAGATATCTTCAAATGGAACCCATTTATGTTTTAATGTAAGATCTTCGCCGTTCATTATCTGTTGTCCGCATCGGATTACCATTAAAGGCGTTATGTATACAGGTACAAAGCGGTAGATTAATGTCACTAATATAGTTGATCCAAAAAATGCGATAATAAGATTTCTTATAATATGAAATATATTCTTTCTTACCATAGGGCAGATATTTGAGAAAAGTTATAAAAAGAAATCGTGTAAACATATTAATATAGCTTACACGATTTTACTATTTGTCTTTAAAATGATTATTTGCTTGCGTCTTTAATCATTTGTTCGCTGGCATACATATACACTTCAACACGACGATTCTGTGCTCTGCCTTCTGCAGTATCATTGCTGGCAATAGGTTCCTGATAATCCTTACCAGCAACATATTTAAATTGATTTGAAGCAACTCCATTGCTTCTTAAGAAAGTAGCAACTGAGTTAGCACGGTCACCAGAAAGCTTTTGGTTGAAAGCCAGAGCTCCTGTATTATCAGTGTGTCCGTATACAGCAATATCCATTGTTTGATCTTCAGAAAGGACTTTAGCCAATTTTGTTAATGAAGTTTTAGAAGTAGCATTTAATTTGCTTGAATTAGTTGCAAATAATATTCCTCCGTCAAAAGTAACTTTTACTGCGGCAAGACCATTTGCATCAGTAATTTGCTGAACTTTTGCATCTTCAATAGCTTTTGCTTTTTCAGCAGCCTTGTCCATCTTTCTACCAATAATAACTCCGGCACCAGCTCCAACAGCAGTACCAATAGCAGCACCAATAGCAGCACCTTTGCCTTTTCCTGCAATCTGACCTACAATGGCACCTAAAGCTGCACCTGAACCTGCACCGATAAGACCACCTTTAGCGGTATTTGACATTCCACATCCCCCAAATACTAGAGAGAAGCTTAATAAAACTGACAAGAATTTAACTTTTTTCATAATTGATAAATTAATAGTTTTAAATTGATCTGTTTAGTTATAATAAACTTTATGCAAAGGTAAGAAATATTCCTTAAAGGTTAATTTCTTTTTTTAAAATTATTCGGGAAAGAATAATCTCTTGTTTAAAAGAAACGAGTTCTGTGCTTTTTTGTTTATTGAGTGAATAAAATAAAATTTTATACTCTTTATTTTATACCGTAATTCTAAACATTTGAAGGACTGACTTTTAGTATTCTTTTCTTTATTATAGCAAACCACATTGATGCAAAGATACCTTTGGCAATACTGGTACTGCTGATTGCCCACCAAATGCCAACAACCCCCATACCCATTCCTGTAAATATGATAGCAATCGGAATGCGTAAGTAATTACAGCTAATACTTATAATAGCCGGCGGCAAAGTTCGTCCGGTTCCATAGAATAATCCTTGTGTTGTAATTTCCAGCATCATAAAAAGTTGAGAATATCCTGAAATACGTAAATAAATTCCTCCTGCCAATATAGCTGGTAGTTCAGGTACGAATATGGAGAATATTTCTTGTCCGAAGAATACAAACAATAATGTGCAGAAAGAACCAAAGATAGAAGTCATCCATAAAGTTGCTTTATAAGCCCTTAGCACTCTGTCATTTCTTCCGGCAGCATAATTCTGTGAGATGAATGCTCCGAGTGCGCTCGAAAATCCTTGTGAAGTATTCCATGTGATAGCCTCAATCTGTCCTCCCATAGTCAATGTCATTAATCCTATATGCCCCCCTTGTTCAGAAGCTAATCTGCAAAGGAACATATTAACGAATGCGAATAGAGTATTGAGAGTTGCGGCCGGAAGTCCTAATTTAAAAATCCGCATAGTATAGCTTTTATGCAATTTCGTAAAAAGCCGGAAGCCGCCCAATATGTCTTTTTTGCCTTTTAGCTGGTAAATGAATAGAGCAAAAACAATAGCCTGAGATACCCAGGTGGCCAAGGCTGCTCCTGTTGTTCCCCATTTACAGAGAAAAATAAAGATGGGGTCCAGAATTATATTAATTATCAAACCGCTTCCTGTTATGTAAAAAGGTATCTTACTTCTTCCTGCCGCGTTATAAATACCTGTAAAAGCTGTTGAAATAAAAATAAAAGGCATTGCTGCAGAGATAACTCGTAAATATATTACAGCGTTGGCTGAAATCTTACTGTTTAATTCATAAATGCCAATAATTGGATGGGCAAATATAAAAAGCAAAGCTCCCCAGCAAACTGAAATTAACAAGGCAATTGTAATATTGTGCGAAGCAAATTTTTTGGCAGCAACCTCATCTTTGGCTCCGATAGCCTGACCAACACTCACTTCTGAACCTACTTTATTCAATAAAGAGATAGAGGCTGACATCCAGGAGAGAATACCTACAGTTCCGATTGCAGCAACAGCTTCACTGCCAATTCTTCCTACCCAGGCCATATTAATAAGACTATAGGCCATTTGTATGAAAGAAGTAGCCATAATTGGCATAGCCAGATTAAAAAGCTGTTTAAAAATATGGCCTTCTGTGAGGTTTTTAATTCCTTGCATTAAGTATGTTCTTTTTATTCTAGTTGCAAAATTAGGAAATTATAATGGATATTAGCAGAACCTCTTTAGGAAAAGAATTACCTTTGCCCCATTATTAAACATAAATACTTGATTTTATATTATGTCAATTCTTGCATTTACATTGATTCTCCTGCTGGGAGCCTTTCTTGCCGGATTAGCGGGTTCGCTGACCGGATTGGGTGGGGGAGTTGTAGTCATTCCTTTACTTACGTTAGGTTTTAATATCGATATTCGCTATGCTATTGGAGCTGCTCTTGTTGCTTCCATAGCTACCTCCTCAGGTTCGGCAAGTGCTTATGTAAAAGAGGGAATAACAAATATGCGGCTGGGTATGTTTCTCGAGATTGCAACTACTGTGGGTGCCGTGATTGGTGCGGCAATAGCAATCTATATGCCCACAAATGCAATAGCTGTTATCTTTGGATTAGTATTAATTTTTTCTGCCGCTATGACATTGAGAAAGAAACACGACCATTCCGTGGTGGTAGGAAGTGTGGCTTCACATAAGTTAAAGCTAAATGGCTCTTATCCAACAAAAGACGGGCAAGTTGAATACGAACTGACAAATGTAGTGGGAGGTTTTTCTATTATGTCGCTTGCCGGAGTCCTTTCCGGTTTGCTGGGAATTGGTTCAGGAGCATTGAAAGTCCTGGCAATGGATTCGGTAATGCGCATACCTTTTAAGGTAAGTACCACAACCAGTAATTTTATGATTGGAGTTACTGCTGCTGCCAGTGCAGTAGTCTACCTGCAAAGAGGATACATTGATCCCGGAATCGCTTTCCCGGTAATTATCGGAGTGTTGTGTGGCGCTACTATCGGAGCTAAGTTACTTCAACGAATAAACGTAAGAGTCTTGAGAATTATATTTTGTGTTGCAATAACTATTGTTGCAATTAACATGATGTATAACGGTTTTAATAATAAGTTCTAAGGCTATGATAAAAGATTTTTCAAACAGGATATTGGGTGATCGTGATCTTCAGAGGATTATTGGAACTCTGCTTCGTATAGGTGTGGTTTCTGCAAGTATAATTGCCTTGATTGGGGGAGTGATTTATTTGTCTGTTCACGGAATGGAAAGCATGCCCGATTATAGTAAATTCCACAATGAAGCTCCTATTTATACTCATCTTTCAGGGATAATAAGCGGAGTCTTGTCTCTGAATGCCCGGTCTATTATGCAGCTGGGGGTTGTTGTTCTTATTATGACTCCTATTATGCGGGTTATTTGTTCTCTCTTTTCTTTTGGAATGGAAAAGGATAGGATGTATGTTATAATCACTTTTGTGGTGTTAAGTATCATTCTTTTCAGCATGTTTACTGGGATGAAAATCTGATAAATACTTCTTCCCGATTTATTCATCTAATAATTTATTTATGATATATATCAAACGTATGCTTTGATATATATCATAGTATCTTTTAGATATATATCATAATGGTGGTTTGATATATATCTAAGCAAACTTTATTCACCGTTCATTAAAAAAAGTTTCATATCATTCTTGTATCTTATATAAGAGTCTTATTTTCTTAATTCTATAAACAAAAAAATAGATAAGTGTGTTTCTTGCCATAGAGGCCAGTTTCTGAACCACATATCTACTGCTTATGAAGCTTTTTATTATTTCAAACAGGCTTCCTTTGAAAGCCAATAAGACGGACTCCAATGATTTTGAATTTACTCGTAGTGAAGGGGGGCTAGCTACCGGGCTAGGATCACTGACTATGGAGATGGAGAAGCATTGGATAGGGTGGCCTGGTGTGCATACAGAGTCAGAAGATGAGAAGAAAAAAATAATCAGTTATCTTCAACCGTATAATTTTCACCCGGTATTCCTGTCTCAGGAACAAATACAAAATTTTTATGAGGGATATAGTAACAGCACGCTCTGGCCCCTTTGTCACTATTTCTTTGCTTATATAGAATATGAAAATAAATACTGGGAATCTTATAAACAGGTAAATGAGCTCTTTTGCCGGGTTGCCGTTCAGCTAGTGGAACCGGAAGATATCATTTGGGTACAGGACTATCACCTAATGCTTCTTCCTCAGTTACTTAGATCTTCTGCTAAAAATGTAAGTATCGGTTATTTTCATCACATACCTTTCCCGTCTTATGAATTGTTTCGGGTGCTTCCGGAGAGGGCTGATCTTCTGAATGGATTATTAGGAGCCGACCTGATAGGCTTTCATACGCACGATTATATGAGGCATTTTGTTAGTGCAGCCGAACGAGTTCTGAATTTACGATTTAAATTGGATCAGGTTTTGCTTGATAACCGTATTGCCTGTGTGGATGCCTTTCCCATGGGTATTAATTATTCCTTGTATCATGATGCCATTCTCAATCCGATTGTACAGCAGAAAGCTGTTGAACTTAAGAAAAACTACGGAAATCACAAGTTGATCCTTTCCGTAGACAGGCTCGATTACAGCAAAGGAATTCTTCATCGTCTGAGAGGCTTTGCTCTTTTTCTGGAAAGACACCCGGAATATAAAGAGAGGGTATCATTGGCTATGATAATTGTTCCTTCCCGTGGCAAGGTTGATAGATATGCCGGTTTGAAAACAAAAATAGACGAATCGATAGGAGCGATTAATGGTAAGTACTCTACGATTAATTGGACTCCGGTTTATTATTTCTATCATAGTTTTGATTTCGAAGAGTTAGTAGCCATGTATCATATCGCAGATATTGCTTTGGTTACTCCGCTCAGAGATGGAATGAATCTGGTGGCAAAGGAATATCTGGCTGCCAAAAGAAATAGTCCTGGTGTTTTAATACTTAGTGAAATGGCAGGAGCTGCAATAGAATTGAGAGAAGCAATCATCGTGAATCCCAATGATGTAGGAGAGATAGAACATTCAATTCTGCAGGCTCTTGAAATGCCTGTTGATGAACAATTAAGAAAACTGAGCTTAATGCAGGAAGATCTTTCCAGGCAGACGGTAGATAAATGGGCTACAGATTTTGTGCAGGAGATAAAAAAAATCAGATCGCTGAATGAAACGCTAAACAGGAAAAGAATAGAAGGTTCTATTTTTAAGCAAATACAGTTGAAATATCGGAGGGCAAAGAAAAGGTTATTGATACTGGACTATGATGGAACGCTTTGTGCTTTCAAAAGTAAACCAGAAGATGCATTTCCTACAGCTGAATTAATGGAAATGCTGAAACAACTTTGTGGGGATAAAAATAATAAGGTGGTAATTAGTAGTGGAAGGGATCATCAGACATTGGATAAGTGGTTTGGCAGTTTACCAATTGATCTTGCTGCCGAACATGGAGCTTTTTATAAAGAAGAGGGAATGTGGCATGAGAATGTTCAGACCGACCAGTGGAACGATGAGATACGTTCCATTCTTCAGTCGTTTATTGATAAGACTCCTCACTCAAAACTGGAAGAAAAAGAAACCGCACTGGTTTGGCACTATCGTAATGTAGACGCATGGCTAGGGGATTTGCGTGAACAACAATTAGTTAATGCATTGATTGGTCCCTGTGCCCGGCAGCATCTTCAGATTATGCGTGGAGATAAGATTGTGGAGATAAAATCACCTTATTATACAAAAGGTTCAGAAGCCCGCAGAATATTGCAGAATGATAAGTTTGGCTTTATTCTGGCTATGGGCGATGATATCACTGATGAAGATACATTCCGTGAACTACCTGGAGATGCTTTTACTATAAAAATAGGGAACATTTCTGAAGTGGCCCGCTTTAGTCTGCTTTCGCAATCAGAAGCACTTCCCTTTTTAAAACGACTGATCAGTTAATAAACTATGGCTTTATAAATCTCGACAGTTTAACTTCATCGGCAAAAAGAAGTGCGGTATTTATCAATGCCAGGTGTGAATATGCCTGAGGGAAGTTGCCTAATTGACTCTTGGTCTCAAAATCTAGATCTTCACTAAATAATCCCAGATGATTGGAACAATGAATCAGCTCGTTGAACATATCCAAAGCCTCTCTTTCCTTTCCTGTTACATATAAAGCCTGGATCATCCAGAATGTACAGATGGTGAAAGCCGAACTTGGCTTGCCAAAGTCGTCTTTATTGTTATATCGATACATTAAACCATTATAATGTAAAGTGCGGTAAATAGCTTCCACTGTTTTTTTGTATTTATTGTTTTCCGCACTAATAAATCCGTAAGTCTCCATTAATAACAGTGACGCATCTAAATCTGTGTTGCAATAGGTTTGAGAGAAACTCTGAATTTCTTCTTTCCATCCGTTTGTAAGTACATCATTCTTAATAGCATCTGCCTCTAATTTCCATCTCGTGGCATATATTTCGTCGTTAAGTAGCTTTGCTATCTTCTCAGCTCTATCCAAAGCTACCCAGCACATTACTTTTGAAAATACAAAATGCTTCTCTTCTCCCCGTATTTCCCAAATTCCTTTGTCGGGCTTTTTCCAATCTTCAATCACGCTTCTCGCAATATTCTTCACTACAACAAACATACTTTCAACTTCGTCAAGCGATCCGGGAAAATAACGGTAATACTGATAAATAACATCCATCAGATAACCGAACGAATCATTTTGTTTCTGATGGTAAGCATCGTTGCCTATTCTTACAGGACGTGAATTTTTATATCCGCTCAGATGGGGCAATTCTTCTTCAGTCAAAACACGCTCTCCCCGTATACCATACATTACCTGAAAAGTATCATACTTTGTTTTAATAATGTTGAGGATAAAAGTGATGAAACGTTGGGCTGTTCCCCTATGCCCGTTTTTTATCAGTGTTTCAATAGACATAGAAGCATCTCTGAGCCAACAAAAACGATAGTCCCAATTTCGAACTCCTCCCACTGATTCGGGAATGCTGGTTGTCAAGGCAGCTAGTACAGCTCCCGTGCGATGATAAGACATTAGTTTTAGTACCAGTATGCTACGTTCTATATACTCATTGAACTGAGTGTACTTTTTTGAACGATTAGTCCAGTTTAGCCAGTAGACTTTAGTTCGCTCATATTCCATTTCCACCCGGTCCAGATCAATCTTGATCAATTTCTGGTTATATGAAACCATGATATATTGATCTTGTTGAATTTCAAAAGCTTCCTGATTTATGATACGGTCAAAATTCAGACTGGAATATAAGTAGATAGTATCTTTTTCGTTAAGCTGTGAGTACGACTTTACATATACTGGCCCACCTTTGTGTAATACTTCTCCCCGGGCATAATCAAGAACAGGGGTATAGTTCACTTTGAAGTGTGGTTTTCCATGCTTATGCCGGATTAGCCGATAAATCTCGGGGGGCATGTAGTGTCCGTTGGATTCACCAGTTTTATAACGGGGCATAAAATCAATAACTTCAAACCCTCCTTCGTCTGATTCAAAAGTTGTGGATAAAATATTGGTGTGCTCAATATACTTCTGAGAAATCTCATATTGATCACTTACAATAAAACTAAGACATCCTCCTTTTTCTTTATCCAGAATTTTGGCAAATACAGAAGGAGAATCAAAGTCCGGAAAGCAAAGCCAGTCAATACTCCCTTCACTCGAAATTAATGCTGCTGTACGGCAATTGCCCACAGCTCCGTAATTGAGGTGTTCCATATTTATTTATAATTAATCAATTACGAATGAACTGGAAATAACCATTAAACAATATGCAAATCTTTTTGTTTGAAACTAAATTGAAATGGGAATAATATTGTTGGATATTTAAGTAAATCCGGTTTCTTAAAACGTGAAGATTGCTTATTGATAAATTCTTGTAATATTGTAGCTTAAGTAATTAAGTAGATCAAAACAAAAACTATTAGAACAATTATTTATTCATTTTTGTTTTTACTATGATTTACTCATTATTCCATAAGGTGGTGTATATAGATGTTTAATTTCAATTATAATACATTAATCAGTTAAAATCTATTTTTTTTAGTCATGAGAAACATTAAAACCAAGATGGAAGTAACAAAACTGGAAACGTCAGCTCCACCATCCGAAAAATTTACTGTACCTAAAGTGATAACTATTAAAGATGAATAAGATTTGGAAGAAATTACTAAAATATTAATCATTAATCTGAATTTACAATTATGAAAGGAAATGAAAAATTAATCGTAGCACTGAATTCGCTCCTGGCCGATGAACTTACTGCCATAAACCAGTATATGGTTCATACTGAACTTTGTGAAAGCTGGGGATACGGTAAGCTGCAGGTAGCGATCAGAAAACAGGCAATTGATGAAATGCGTCATGCCGAATGGCTTATTGAACGAATTATTTTTTTGGATGGTGCTCCTACGGTATCAAAACTCAATCCAATGAAGATTGGCAAGACGGCAGCAGAAATGATCAGTAATGATTATGGGTATGAACTTAATGCAATACGTGATTATAACAATGCAATTAGATTAGCCCGTGAAGTTGATGATCAAGGTTCTCTAGAGTTACTTACAAAGATACTCAAGATGGAAGAAGATCATGCTGATTGGGCAGAAGTGCAACTTGCTCAGATTGAACAAATGGGCTTGGAAAATTATCTGGTTAATCAAGTTGAAAGTTCAGCAAGCTGATTCATTATTTATCCATTTAGTATTTTCTCAGAGGCTTTTGCTTCCGGGCAAATACTTAATGGGTAAAAGTAAGATACTACCCCGTATAATTATTGTCTAATTCTTTGAAGTATGGGAGTGGAACATCAAAATCATGTGTTTTTTGAGTTGTATTTTGTAGCTATATATTAGGAAGGATAATTTCACGATTGTTTCTTCCTTTTATTTTATTTATTAATCAATTGTATACAATTATTCTTTTGCTTTATCCTAACTGATCTGTATCTTTTTAAACTAGTCTGATCTATTCATAAGACATTGTTGTAATATTTTTAATAGCTTAAAATGAATAAATAAAAAAGAGTTTTATCTTTGTTGTCAGATAAACAGCAAAAACTTTAAATATGATCGATTTACTAAGGTGCAATAGTGAAAATGCAGACTTTAAAACTCTCATCAGACTTTTAGATTCTGAGTTGGATAATAGATACGGTGCTTTGCAGAAGCAGTACGATGGATATAATAAAATAGAGTTGTTGGAAACCGTTGTTATTGCTTATGATAAAAGTATCCCTGTTGGATGTGGCTGCTTTAAAAAAGCAGATGATCAGTCTGTTGAAATGAAAAGAGTATTTGTACAGAGTGATTTTAGAGGTAAAGGAATTGCATCGTCCATACTCGAGGAGCTTGAAAGATGGGCAAAAGAAGAGGGATTCTGTTATTCAATTCTTGAAACTGGAGTAAAACAGCATGAAGCAATAAATTTATATAAGAAAAAGGGCTATGGCATAATTGAAAACTTCGGCCTATATATGGGTAATCTCAATAGTATCTGTTTGAAAAAACTGTTGTAGTTAAATGAATATATAGTTATGGGAAAAATAAAAAGAATTAAAGTAGGAAATAACGTTGTTCTTAAGCAACTGGAACTTGAAGATGCAATAGATATCTTTCATATAATTGACAGCCAAAGAGAATATCTTAGAAAATGGTTGCCTTTTGTTGATTCTACAAAAGAACTGGAAGATAGTCTGTCATTTGTTTCATCGGCAATAAATGTTCCAGATGAGGAAAAAGAATATATGTTTGTGATTCATTATAATGATAGATTTGCCGGATTAATTGGGTTTAAAGATACTGAAAAAGAAAATAAAAGAACTGAAATAGGTTATTGGCTCTCCGAAATATATCAGAAGAAAGGTATTATTACAGAATCGGTAAAAGCATTGCTTCATTTTGCTTATAATGAGCTCGATATAAACAGGGTTCAGATTAAGTGTGCCGTTGGAAACATTCCAAGCAAGAATATCCCAAAACGGCTGGGATTTAAATTTGAAGGGATTGAGCGCGATGGTGAGTTGTTGGTGGATAATCAATTTACAGATTTAGAGCTATATAGTTTTATTAAAAAAGATATAAATTGCTGATTGATGGATATAGTAATAAGGCAGGCAAAAGAGCAGGATTTTCCACCCATTTTTTCAATGATACAGGACTTTGCTGCATTTGAGAATTGTTCAGAGAAACTGACCAGCTCATTAGAGCAAATGATAAATGAGAAAGAATATATCAATTGTTTTATCGCTGAGACTGATTCAAAGGAGATAGTTGGGTATGTGGTCTACTTCTTCGCATATTATACCTGGGCAGGAAAGTCCTTATATATGGATGACTTATATGTAAAAGAGGGTTTTCGGGGTAAAGGAATTGGTAGTCGTTTAATAGGTGAAGTCGTTGATTTTGCCAAAAAAGGGAATTGCCATAAGCTGC harbors:
- the bfr gene encoding bacterioferritin; translated protein: MKGNEKLIVALNSLLADELTAINQYMVHTELCESWGYGKLQVAIRKQAIDEMRHAEWLIERIIFLDGAPTVSKLNPMKIGKTAAEMISNDYGYELNAIRDYNNAIRLAREVDDQGSLELLTKILKMEEDHADWAEVQLAQIEQMGLENYLVNQVESSAS
- a CDS encoding GNAT family N-acetyltransferase gives rise to the protein MGKIKRIKVGNNVVLKQLELEDAIDIFHIIDSQREYLRKWLPFVDSTKELEDSLSFVSSAINVPDEEKEYMFVIHYNDRFAGLIGFKDTEKENKRTEIGYWLSEIYQKKGIITESVKALLHFAYNELDINRVQIKCAVGNIPSKNIPKRLGFKFEGIERDGELLVDNQFTDLELYSFIKKDINC
- a CDS encoding GNAT family N-acetyltransferase — protein: MIDLLRCNSENADFKTLIRLLDSELDNRYGALQKQYDGYNKIELLETVVIAYDKSIPVGCGCFKKADDQSVEMKRVFVQSDFRGKGIASSILEELERWAKEEGFCYSILETGVKQHEAINLYKKKGYGIIENFGLYMGNLNSICLKKLL
- a CDS encoding GNAT family N-acetyltransferase gives rise to the protein MDIVIRQAKEQDFPPIFSMIQDFAAFENCSEKLTSSLEQMINEKEYINCFIAETDSKEIVGYVVYFFAYYTWAGKSLYMDDLYVKEGFRGKGIGSRLIGEVVDFAKKGNCHKLRWQVSNWNKSAIDFYTSLGAEIDNVEQNCDLIF